The Skermanella pratensis genome has a window encoding:
- a CDS encoding ABC transporter substrate-binding protein, whose product MAFIRMASCAAALALAFGMAQPAQAQETFKVGIVTFLSGQAAESFGVPAWNGGKVLIDALNKGEAPAPYDTVGFGGMPIQTVVVDEAGGATKQVQELRNLYQRENVDVVIGYVSSGDCLAVAPAAEELKRLLILYDCGTPRIFEDGKYEYVFRTASHATMDNVALARYMKTQGVKAATVSAINQDYAWGHDSRTDFLAAMEQLYPGFKAEADLLPKFGAGQYGTEISALVRQGSDVVHSSLWGGDLQAFILQAGPRGLFKRSQVVLSAADHVLPSLGDKMPDGAIIGARGAYGLLAPKSDLNDWFWKVYQDAYNVYPVQAPYRMVQAVLGLKVAVEKAMAANGGRKPTNEEIAAALKGSEWHSPAGTIRMALGDGHQAIQQTAIGRTRFDEGRKMVVLDDIQNFKAECVNPPAGQKSIEWIKAGFPGAQCD is encoded by the coding sequence ATGGCATTCATTCGCATGGCATCGTGCGCGGCGGCATTGGCGCTCGCTTTCGGCATGGCCCAGCCGGCACAGGCCCAGGAGACGTTCAAGGTCGGTATCGTCACCTTCCTGTCCGGGCAGGCGGCGGAGAGCTTCGGCGTTCCGGCCTGGAACGGCGGCAAGGTCCTGATCGACGCGCTCAACAAGGGCGAGGCGCCGGCCCCCTACGACACGGTCGGTTTCGGCGGGATGCCGATCCAGACGGTCGTGGTCGACGAGGCCGGCGGCGCCACCAAGCAGGTGCAGGAGCTTCGCAACCTGTACCAGCGCGAGAACGTGGACGTGGTGATCGGTTATGTAAGTTCCGGCGACTGCCTGGCGGTGGCACCGGCGGCGGAGGAACTCAAGCGCCTGCTGATCCTGTACGACTGCGGCACGCCCCGGATCTTCGAGGACGGCAAGTACGAATACGTGTTCCGCACCGCCTCCCACGCGACCATGGATAACGTGGCGCTGGCCCGGTACATGAAGACCCAGGGCGTCAAGGCGGCGACCGTCAGCGCGATCAACCAGGACTATGCCTGGGGCCACGACTCCCGCACCGACTTCCTGGCCGCCATGGAGCAGCTCTATCCCGGATTCAAGGCCGAGGCCGACCTGCTGCCGAAGTTCGGCGCCGGCCAGTACGGCACCGAGATCTCGGCGCTGGTGCGCCAGGGATCCGATGTCGTCCATTCCAGCCTGTGGGGCGGCGACCTCCAGGCCTTCATCCTCCAGGCGGGACCGCGCGGACTGTTCAAGCGCAGCCAGGTGGTGCTGAGCGCGGCCGACCACGTGCTCCCCTCCCTGGGCGACAAGATGCCCGACGGGGCCATCATCGGAGCCCGCGGCGCCTATGGCCTGCTGGCACCCAAGAGCGACCTGAACGACTGGTTCTGGAAGGTCTACCAGGATGCCTACAACGTCTATCCGGTCCAGGCGCCCTACCGCATGGTCCAGGCGGTGCTGGGCCTGAAGGTCGCGGTCGAGAAGGCCATGGCCGCGAACGGCGGCAGGAAGCCGACCAACGAGGAGATCGCGGCGGCCCTGAAAGGGTCGGAGTGGCACTCCCCGGCCGGCACGATCCGCATGGCCCTGGGCGACGGGCATCAGGCGATCCAGCAGACCGCGATCGGCCGCACCCGCTTCGACGAAGGCCGCAAGATGGTCGTGCTGGACGATATCCAGAACTTCAAGGCCGAATGCGTCAATCCTCCCGCCGGCCAGAAGAGCATCGAGTGGATCAAGGCAGGCTTCCCCGGCGCGCAGTGCGATTGA
- a CDS encoding branched-chain amino acid ABC transporter permease, with protein MDLALTILLDGLIYASWLFIVALGLTLVFGVLKILNIAHGSLYAIGAYAAASFVALFASLGLAPEWSLVAMLLAAVAVAVVVGPLLERGLLRLFYGRDEVLLVLVTYALFLILEDVTKLIWGVNPYYVSEPYTLFGNLEFGSLFYVGYDLMMIVLAVVCGLGVWFGLNRTVTGKIVLAVIHNEEVSASMGVNVNRVYVAAFTVGVFLAALGGAFTAPMISVQPGLSVGVIILSFAVVIIGGLGSIEGAAIGAVVVGLARAAAVHLMPDAELFSIYIVMAAVLIFRPEGLFQRVSARKI; from the coding sequence ATGGATCTCGCACTGACCATTCTCCTGGACGGGCTGATCTACGCCTCGTGGCTCTTCATCGTGGCGCTCGGCCTGACGCTGGTGTTCGGCGTCCTCAAGATCCTCAACATCGCCCATGGCAGCCTCTATGCCATCGGCGCCTACGCGGCGGCCAGCTTCGTGGCGCTCTTCGCGTCGCTCGGGCTGGCGCCGGAATGGTCGCTGGTCGCCATGCTGCTGGCGGCCGTGGCGGTCGCCGTGGTCGTCGGCCCGCTGCTTGAACGGGGCCTGCTGCGGCTGTTCTACGGCCGGGACGAGGTACTGCTGGTGCTGGTGACCTATGCCCTGTTCCTGATCCTGGAGGACGTCACCAAGCTGATCTGGGGGGTCAACCCGTACTACGTCTCCGAGCCGTACACCCTGTTCGGCAACTTGGAGTTCGGGTCGCTGTTCTATGTCGGGTACGACCTGATGATGATCGTGCTGGCCGTGGTCTGCGGCCTGGGCGTCTGGTTCGGCCTCAACCGCACGGTGACCGGCAAGATCGTCCTGGCCGTGATCCACAACGAGGAGGTCAGCGCCAGCATGGGGGTGAACGTCAACCGCGTCTATGTCGCGGCGTTCACCGTCGGCGTGTTCCTGGCGGCGCTGGGCGGCGCCTTCACGGCGCCGATGATCTCGGTCCAGCCGGGGCTCAGCGTGGGCGTGATCATCCTGAGCTTCGCGGTCGTGATCATCGGCGGGCTGGGCAGCATCGAGGGGGCGGCGATCGGCGCCGTGGTGGTCGGTCTCGCCCGCGCCGCCGCGGTCCACCTGATGCCCGACGCGGAGCTGTTCAGCATCTACATCGTCATGGCGGCTGTCCTGATCTTCCGACCGGAGGGCCTGTTCCAGCGCGTCTCCGCCCGCAAGATCTGA
- a CDS encoding branched-chain amino acid ABC transporter permease — translation MTGRPFLPAALASAATVAVLLAAGLLMPRWLLFLGTIAASYGIVTLGIVLLMRSGVVSFGQGLVYAAGGYVAGLAYNRLGVTDAVVLILVGGAAAALAGAVVGPLLARYRGIFFSMLTLALSMVLYGALVKSPAIGGSDGFNVGRPTMLGWAPPDAYADYSIYALAMVVTGIVAFLATVYFRSARGLVSLAIRDNDLRVEYLGASVQAAIAVNFTLAAALGGIGGALTVMALGHIDPNFAYWTTSGEFVFVAILSGHHGVVAVFIASVLLELVRSFASMYFPHMWQFSLGVFLLLVILFLPRGIGSLWSKRAVAARGNRAPAVRSARGEAVP, via the coding sequence ATGACCGGCCGACCCTTTCTTCCCGCCGCCCTGGCCAGCGCGGCGACCGTCGCGGTGCTGCTGGCGGCGGGTCTTCTCATGCCGCGCTGGCTCCTGTTCCTGGGAACCATCGCGGCCTCCTACGGCATCGTGACGCTCGGCATCGTGCTGCTGATGCGGAGTGGCGTCGTGTCCTTCGGCCAAGGGCTGGTCTATGCCGCCGGAGGCTATGTCGCCGGCCTCGCCTACAACCGGCTCGGCGTCACCGACGCCGTCGTGCTGATCCTGGTCGGCGGGGCGGCGGCGGCGCTGGCCGGTGCCGTGGTCGGGCCGCTGCTCGCCCGCTACCGCGGCATCTTCTTCTCCATGCTGACGCTGGCGCTCTCCATGGTGCTCTACGGCGCCCTGGTGAAGTCGCCCGCGATCGGAGGGTCGGACGGCTTCAACGTCGGCCGGCCGACGATGCTGGGCTGGGCACCGCCCGACGCTTACGCGGACTATTCCATCTACGCCCTGGCGATGGTGGTGACCGGCATCGTGGCCTTCCTCGCCACGGTCTATTTCCGCTCGGCCCGGGGGCTGGTGTCGCTGGCGATCCGGGACAACGACCTGCGGGTGGAGTATCTGGGCGCCTCGGTCCAGGCGGCCATCGCGGTCAACTTCACCCTGGCCGCGGCGCTCGGCGGCATCGGCGGCGCGCTGACCGTCATGGCGCTCGGACACATCGATCCGAATTTCGCCTATTGGACCACTTCGGGAGAGTTCGTCTTCGTGGCGATCCTCAGCGGTCATCACGGGGTGGTCGCGGTGTTCATAGCATCCGTCCTGCTGGAACTGGTCCGGTCCTTCGCCAGCATGTACTTCCCGCACATGTGGCAGTTCTCGCTGGGTGTTTTCCTGCTGCTGGTGATCCTGTTCCTGCCGCGCGGCATCGGTTCGCTGTGGTCGAAGCGGGCCGTGGCGGCACGAGGGAACCGCGCGCCGGCGGTCCGGTCCGCGCGCGGGGAGGCCGTGCCATGA
- a CDS encoding ABC transporter ATP-binding protein encodes MTSVLSARDLGKSFGAVVAASGLSMEVPAGQRVSLIGSNGAGKTTFVNMVTGYLKPDTGRILLEGNDITALAPRRISRMGVSRSFQIPQLCIELTALENMLVALAASDPGGLSFWKPAHAEDQRLRAEELLDRFGLAEYADRPVTELAGGVRKLLDIAMALTGRPRLLLLDEPTSGVSAEEKFPMMETVMGALARESVTVLFVEHDMDIVTRYADRVVAFFNGRIIADDPPDRVLDDPEVQRYVTGTAR; translated from the coding sequence ATGACCTCGGTCCTGTCCGCCCGCGACCTGGGCAAGAGCTTCGGAGCCGTCGTGGCCGCGTCGGGACTGTCGATGGAGGTCCCTGCCGGCCAGCGGGTCAGCCTGATCGGCAGCAACGGTGCGGGAAAGACAACATTCGTCAACATGGTGACCGGGTACCTGAAGCCGGACACCGGCCGCATCCTCCTGGAAGGCAACGACATCACGGCATTGGCTCCCCGGCGGATCAGCCGCATGGGCGTCAGCCGCTCGTTCCAGATCCCGCAGCTCTGCATCGAGCTGACGGCGCTGGAGAACATGCTGGTGGCGCTGGCCGCCTCCGATCCGGGCGGGCTGTCGTTCTGGAAACCGGCCCATGCCGAAGACCAGCGCCTGCGGGCGGAGGAACTGCTCGACCGCTTCGGCCTGGCCGAGTACGCCGACCGTCCGGTTACCGAACTGGCCGGCGGCGTGCGGAAGCTGCTGGACATCGCCATGGCCCTGACCGGCCGCCCGCGCCTGCTGCTGCTCGACGAGCCGACCAGCGGCGTCAGCGCGGAGGAGAAATTCCCGATGATGGAGACTGTCATGGGCGCGCTGGCCCGCGAGTCCGTCACCGTCCTGTTCGTGGAGCACGACATGGATATCGTGACCCGGTACGCCGACCGCGTGGTCGCCTTCTTCAACGGCCGGATCATCGCCGACGATCCGCCCGACCGGGTGCTCGACGATCCGGAGGTGCAGCGATACGTCACGGGGACCGCGCGATGA
- a CDS encoding ABC transporter ATP-binding protein, protein MSAEMLAIDGIHVTIQSVTALRGFGMTAAPGEMIGLVGRNGAGKTTMMRTIMGHLTPLQGQIRIDGTDLRTVARHRRADLGIGYMPEDRGLIPALTVEENILLPTWVTKRLDGRQRLDFVYGIMPELKAMRERKALLLSGGQQKMVALGRALAVGTRLLLLDEPFEGVAPALSQRLSEVISALRGKDLAVVISQSDLNHSQSLFDREYIIERGANGTMREKTH, encoded by the coding sequence ATGAGCGCCGAGATGCTGGCCATCGACGGCATCCACGTCACCATCCAGTCGGTCACCGCGCTGCGCGGCTTCGGCATGACCGCGGCGCCGGGCGAGATGATCGGGCTGGTCGGCCGCAACGGCGCCGGCAAGACCACCATGATGCGGACCATCATGGGGCACCTGACGCCGCTCCAGGGGCAGATCCGGATCGACGGAACCGACCTGCGCACGGTGGCCCGCCACCGCCGCGCCGACTTGGGCATCGGCTACATGCCGGAGGACCGCGGACTGATCCCCGCCCTGACGGTGGAGGAGAACATCCTGCTGCCGACCTGGGTGACCAAGCGGCTCGACGGGCGGCAGCGGCTCGACTTCGTCTACGGCATCATGCCGGAGCTGAAGGCCATGCGGGAGCGCAAGGCGCTGCTGCTGAGCGGAGGCCAGCAGAAGATGGTGGCGCTGGGCCGCGCGCTGGCGGTCGGCACCCGCCTGCTGCTGCTGGACGAGCCGTTCGAGGGCGTCGCCCCCGCCCTGTCCCAGCGCTTGTCGGAGGTGATCTCCGCCTTGAGGGGCAAGGACCTCGCGGTGGTGATCTCCCAATCGGATCTGAACCATTCCCAATCCCTCTTCGACCGCGAATACATCATCGAGCGTGGCGCCAACGGAACCATGCGGGAGAAGACGCACTGA
- a CDS encoding class I adenylate-forming enzyme family protein encodes MAWPDDTLPATRMEAHFGDRVVRCFTERPGSLIAMLTDAVKRNPDGDAVVCGDRRLTYRDLGDEVDGLAAGLAERGIRPGDRVALLLGNRVEFVTSLYAIARIGAIAVPLSVREQKPGLEYVLRDCGASLVIHEADLTDRLPDITGLMRVAVPFEGMRGSAPPPPVPSVWEEDTAVILYTSGTTGKPKGAMLTHLGMCHSALHYETCMDLTARDRSLLAVPGSHVTGLIGMVVAILRVAGALLILPAFKARDFLTLAAAERMTHTILVPAMYNLCLLQPDFAEFDLSAWRIGAFGGAPMPDATIAALARTVPSLTLINAYGATETTSPTTIMPVGHTPGRLDSVGRAVPCAEIRVMDPEGREVPAGEAGELWIRGPMVVKGYWNKPEATAQGFTAGFWHSGDIGSVDAEGYVRVFDRMKDMINRGGYKIFSAEVENVLSHFPGVREVAVVGYPCPVLGERVHAFIAAETDIDTAALRAFCAERLSDYKVPEGFTIESGTLPRNPNGKVIKRTLRERLANGVDCRSA; translated from the coding sequence ATGGCCTGGCCCGACGACACCCTTCCGGCGACCCGGATGGAGGCGCATTTCGGCGACCGCGTCGTCCGCTGCTTCACCGAGCGTCCCGGCAGCCTGATCGCCATGCTGACGGACGCCGTGAAGCGCAACCCGGACGGCGACGCGGTCGTCTGCGGCGACCGGCGCCTGACCTACCGCGACCTCGGCGACGAGGTGGACGGCTTGGCCGCCGGCCTTGCGGAGCGCGGCATCCGGCCCGGCGACCGGGTGGCGCTGCTGCTGGGCAACCGGGTGGAGTTCGTCACCTCGCTCTATGCCATCGCCAGGATCGGGGCCATCGCGGTGCCGCTGAGCGTGCGGGAGCAGAAGCCCGGCCTGGAATATGTGCTGCGCGACTGCGGCGCCTCCTTGGTGATCCACGAGGCGGACCTGACGGACCGGCTGCCGGACATCACGGGGCTGATGCGGGTCGCTGTCCCGTTCGAGGGCATGCGCGGGTCCGCTCCACCGCCGCCCGTACCATCCGTGTGGGAGGAGGATACCGCAGTCATCCTTTATACCTCGGGCACGACCGGCAAGCCCAAGGGGGCGATGCTGACCCATCTCGGCATGTGTCATTCCGCTCTCCATTATGAAACCTGCATGGACCTGACGGCCCGGGACCGCTCGCTGCTGGCGGTTCCCGGCAGTCACGTGACCGGGCTGATCGGCATGGTGGTGGCGATCCTGCGGGTCGCCGGCGCGCTGCTGATCCTGCCCGCCTTCAAGGCACGCGACTTCCTGACCCTGGCGGCGGCGGAGCGCATGACCCACACCATCCTGGTGCCGGCCATGTACAACCTGTGCCTGCTTCAGCCCGACTTTGCCGAGTTCGACCTGTCCGCGTGGCGGATCGGCGCCTTCGGCGGCGCCCCGATGCCGGACGCGACCATCGCGGCGCTCGCCCGCACGGTGCCGAGCCTGACCTTGATCAACGCCTACGGCGCTACCGAGACCACCTCGCCCACCACGATCATGCCGGTTGGCCACACCCCCGGCCGGCTGGACAGCGTCGGACGGGCCGTGCCCTGCGCCGAGATCCGCGTGATGGACCCGGAGGGCCGCGAGGTCCCGGCCGGCGAGGCGGGCGAGCTGTGGATCCGCGGGCCGATGGTGGTGAAGGGCTACTGGAACAAGCCGGAGGCCACGGCCCAGGGCTTCACCGCCGGGTTCTGGCATTCCGGCGACATCGGGTCGGTCGATGCCGAGGGGTATGTCCGGGTATTCGACCGCATGAAGGACATGATCAACCGAGGCGGCTACAAGATCTTCAGCGCCGAGGTCGAGAACGTGCTGAGCCACTTCCCCGGTGTGCGGGAGGTGGCAGTCGTCGGCTATCCCTGCCCTGTCCTGGGCGAACGCGTCCACGCCTTCATCGCGGCGGAAACCGACATCGACACGGCGGCCCTACGGGCGTTCTGCGCGGAGCGCCTGTCGGACTACAAGGTGCCGGAAGGCTTCACGATCGAGTCCGGCACGCTTCCGCGCAATCCGAACGGGAAGGTCATCAAGCGGACATTGCGGGAGAGGCTAGCAAATGGTGTGGATTGTCGATCGGCGTAG